Proteins found in one Aethina tumida isolate Nest 87 chromosome 1, icAetTumi1.1, whole genome shotgun sequence genomic segment:
- the LOC109598069 gene encoding fez family zinc finger protein 2-like has protein sequence MSSEGSTKIYPEGSEAPSPPARTLNFSIAKIMEPDNKKKTESDKSDKALNLSYPSAFESAFKKYVPNVLRSQELLQQYPLVYYHPSQLMLGSVYSSSLQQEVNSPSNPSTITPSSITYPKPSQKQTSVKGNGGPNGGINQNLISNKQKTFECGECGKVFNAHYNLTRHMPVHTGARPFVCKICGKGFRQASTLCRHKIIHTSEKPHKCHTCGKAFNRSSTLNTHARIHAGYKPFVCEFCGKGFHQKGNYKNHKLTHSGEKAYKCTVCSKAFHQIYNLTFHMHTHNDKKPFTCRVCGKGFCRNFDLKKHMRKLHENSSSNIDADFVTGNSSSGNGNSVYTGERELHHFISPFIRPPMPVPVYSSKLL, from the coding sequence ATGTCTTCGGAGGGTTCGACGAAAATATATCCGGAGGGTTCGGAGGCGCCCTCACCGCCGGCCAGgaccttaaatttttcaatagcCAAAATAATGGAACCCgataacaagaaaaaaaccGAATCGGACAAAAGTGACAAAGCTTTAAACCTGTCGTATCCTTCGGCCTTCGAGTCGGCGTTCAAAAAATACGTGCCCAACGTGCTAAGGTCCCAAGAACTTTTACAACAGTACCCCCTGGTGTACTACCATCCTAGTCAACTGATGTTAGGCTCAGTGTATTCCTCATCCCTGCAGCAGGAAGTGAACTCCCCAAGCAACCCGTCAACAATCACCCCATCGAGCATCACCTACCCGAAGCCAAGCCAGAAGCAGACCTCGGTGAAGGGCAACGGAGGCCCCAACGGCGGCATAAACCAAAACCTCATATCCAACAAGCAGAAGACCTTCGAGTGCGGCGAGTGCGGCAAAGTGTTCAACGCCCATTACAACCTGACCCGTCACATGCCGGTCCACACCGGCGCCCGTCCCTTCGTGTGCAAGATATGCGGCAAGGGGTTCCGCCAGGCGTCCACGTTGTGCCGCCACAAAATCATCCACACCTCCGAGAAGCCCCACAAATGCCACACGTGCGGCAAAGCCTTCAACCGGTCCTCCACGCTGAACACCCACGCCAGAATCCACGCCGGCTACAAGCCGTTCGTGTGCGAGTTCTGCGGCAAAGGGTTCCATCAGAAGGGCAACTACAAGAACCACAAGCTGACGCACAGCGGCGAGAAGGCCTACAAGTGCACGGTTTGTTCGAAGGCCTTCCACCAGATCTACAACTTGACGTTCCACATGCACACGCACAACGACAAAAAGCCATTCACGTGCCGAGTGTGCGGCAAAGGGTTCTGTCGCAACTTCGACCTGAAGAAGCACATGAGGAAGTTGCACGAGAACAGCTCGAGCAACATTGATGCGGACTTTGTGACCGGTAATTCGAGTAGTGGGAACGGCAATTCGGTGTACACCGGCGAGCGGGAGCTTCATCATTTCATCAGTCCCTTCATCAGACCCCCGATGCCGGTGCCCGTCTACTCGTCGAAGCTATTGTGA